A segment of the Daphnia pulex isolate KAP4 chromosome 10, ASM2113471v1 genome:
AGATTAAATCATATAAACCCAGTACAGCGCTAAGAGTCTTATCTAAATAGAGCTGAGATAATCCGTATAgactttttcttatatttattatataaccATCTGGACACCCAAAAAAGTCCTTTGCAGTTTAGTATACCAAAATTGTTTGACTCGGCGACccctttatttattatttgttattcgtcaatcgattgaaatataaaagttgGACCATTTCTCGATCGATTGAAAAGGTGTCACATATGTGAATAGGGAAACAGACGGACGCAGGCGCGGGACAGAATTGGGTCCTTATTGCTCTCCTCTCTCCTCAATCGATCCTGCTGATGTCCCTTTGTCATTTAGGCGAAATCCAATTGCTGCGCAGTTTGGCATCAGCAGCCATCGACATCGCACAGCTCGGCACAATTTCACGACATTCACAGTTGCGTTATTCACAGTTTGCCATTGATTTATAGTCGACAAGATGCCCGTCTACAAGTTGCATTACTTTAACAATCCGCGTCAGGGTCGTGCCGAATTGTCCCGGCTGATCCTCAGTCAGGCCGGCGTCGAATTCCAGGACATCCGTTTTGCCCATTGCGAATGGCCGGCCATCAAGCCCAGTAAGTTGTTCCTTTCATTCAGATTTGTGAAGTCGAAATTGattcgaaatttttctttttcattgaaatgcAACAGCCACGCCCTTTGGCCATGTTCCCATCTTAGAAGTGGACGGGCGGGTGCTGGCCCAATCGAACACTATTGCCCGATACCTGGCCAAGAAACACGGTCTGGCCGGGCAGGACGAGTGGGAGGAGGCCCTGGCCGACATGTACGCCGACAACATTCACGACCTGTTGAATGGTAATACAATTAtgcaatcaaataatttaaaatgatgaatccatattttttattgcgtGACCGACTGGGattattatgtaataaaaCAGCTGTGGCGGTGCCGTTCGTGGAAAAAGATCctgtgaagaagaaggaactgTACCAGAATTTCATGCGGATAACCATCGCCCCTCACGTGGCCGCCGTtgagaaacaattgaaaaagaacaacacGGGATATCTGGTCGGCAATCAGGTTGAcacaattttttagattttgatattttcacgTCAACATCTGATCAATAAAAAGGCCAAGTCACTCCATTCTTAATGCTGCCCTACGCTTGTTTATTCTCTCCCATTTGCCCTATGTCGGTGATCAGCTGACCTGGGCGGATCTGGCGTACTACGCTTATTTCTCCGATTTCCTCGAAGTGAAATTTGGCAGCGCCTTCTTGAAAGCGGCGCCACGTTTAAAAGCCCTGATCGATCGCGTCAAAGCTCTGCCCAACGTTCAAAAGTGGACGGCCTATCGGGACGCGACCTACCCGGAGGATaaagaataaatcaataaaatacgACCCTGATGATTAATTAATCATATTATATCAATATTTATCGTCTTGTAATTTATCGTTAGAAATTGGCGTATTAAATCCTGACCCAAATATCCAATTACTAATTCAATCACCACGTTTATAATAATTGTCACCTGTCATATACACACGCCACAATAAAGTAAATGcacaataataattaataaacaagcTATCTATAAATGACTAATTAAATAATTCGTTCGTACTTATTATATCACATGAAATAAGACTACCGTTTCAAAGTTGAATTCCATTAAAAACCTGTTTCCGGACAGTACTTTAATTGCCGTAAAATAATCGGCGATGACTGAGAATTTTCGTgccagaaaatcaattttgagtttgcaaattcattcaaatttgtaattcaaatttattcaccCAAAAATGTGTTACGTCGATCTGCACCGATACATTTAATCACGCTGGCATGATGAGATAAGTTACTGTTGaatcctcccccccccccccggagtttcatgttttttaaagcggaatttcaaaaaatttaattattattttaaatctgGCAATTGAATTAAGTTTATCGAGTTCCTTTTTCCTTGACTTGATTTTTCAGATGGACGCGTGAATTTGTCTGATAGGCAAACCTTTAAAGAGCATGTAACTGTGAATAAATCTTGAAAAAATCCCAAACCCtataaatgaatcaaatgaattggacgggaatgaattttctcccatttgaAGGCCTCCCGCCTTTTTTGTAAATCTGctggcaaacaaaattagttttttttttgtaacgtCTAGAGTTTTACGAATAGAATTTACAAACTTTATGTGTGTATTTCGTAAGTCTAGTTGCATGTACCATGTACAGTTAAATTGTCGTAAAGAAATGCCCATCACCCCTTAATGAATTAAATCGAATGAATTTTCTGCCCTTTCCCCttgaaattagtttttttagtcCCCTGCCCTTGATTTTAGAGATAGATTTTAGATGATTTTTTCTGGACGAGTGCACAacttaaatttgaattcatcagtaaaaaattatttcaaaattggaaTCCATAAAGGAATTAGAGGCAAATGAATCTAGTCCAACCTGCCtttggaaaaacaatcaaaatttttttttgctggtcACGTCTAGAGTTTTGCAAATAGAAACTTAAACTTGGTCTGTGTGTTTAGTAAGTGTAATTGCATCCAGTCAATTTTTGATACAGAAATGTCTACCTCTAAATCAATTCGTTCCACCCAACTGAAAAAATTCCCCTCCCCAAAtgtttcttctcattttttcttccctttcccCTTGAAATTTCCTTCCCCAAAATTTCGTGTCGacatatcaaacaaaaatgtttcgttttgCCGATGAAGTTGAACCTCAAAGGGCCGccacaatttcctcctccgACATCCAACCCATGAAATGGGTGTAGCGAGTGTAGCGGTGATCATCTTCATGCAAATACGATGGTGAACCATAATGATTAATCGTCACCCAGACTTGAtcgccttttttcaagtttagcGTCGACTGGAGGGTCACAGGACTCCATTGATTAACGGATTTGTTCTGATGATCAACATAACTCGACCCGATTCGATTCCCGTTAAAATAAAGATAAGAAGTAAGTTCAGCATAAGATGAAGATTTAAGAAACGCCAGTCccttgaaagagaaaaaataaattcccggttTCGGTGCCGTGAATATCCCCGATGTCAAATTCATGGCGTTTCCCTCGTTCACCACCGCCAACTCGAACGGAATTGGAgttttttctctgaaaaatgaagaatttctctggacgtagaaatggacgggcgcCGATTTGACGTCGAcgtatccgatccatttctgTATGtctgtaaacaaaagaattagaCAAACAGTAACtaatataattattaaaacatGTCGTACCATTTTGATTGGCGTTAAAGTTGCAGTAAaccatttccatcttctttgcTCCTTTGACAGAAAAGAATCCGCTCAGTTTGTGTCCAATTCCCTGCAGATCCGCACACGAGGATGGCATTTTACCAGTGTCGACTACCGGGCTCGTTCGGGctgtaaaattcaaattctttaatttatcTGGTTTGATTTCTCTCAATTTGACGTGAAACTTACTTTGGAGAAATTGTGAACaaaattgagagaaaaattcaggaaatgaaaaattctcgtccgtgaatttcttttctgctaattatttttcagtcgttttaaaatttaactgaatgtggatttttttcaaatttcaataaaagaatattaccatttaattttgaagaTACATCATCGAGATTGTCCCTCGTTTTCTTCAACTCCATTTGAGTCCCTGTACAATtcacaacatttaaaaaatgcatttttcaccaattaaataatttaaatatatactttctaatttattattcaagtCAGTATTGGATTTCACCAAATCGTTCACGGTGTCTCTTAAGAGCTCAATTTTGGCTGcaattcagttaaaaaaatgtcattattatttttaaaaatcaacattcaaaatttcctCTTATCTAATGATTTCTAAAAGTCAAATCACCTTTTAATTCAATCTCCAATTTCCGCAACTGATTCTCCCCATACAATGTCTAAAAtgcgttttttaaaattaagtatGATTaggaagataaaaataaagtgaatTAAGCGAAAATTGAACGATTGCTGAATCTTAATCATGGTTCAATTTACCTGGATGCCTTGAATGTCGTCCTTGTCTAATTTGAAATCAGGGCGGTAATATTCGTATTTATGGTACATCACAGCCGTTCTTACATGGGAGTGTCTCAGACCCAAAACGTGCCCGAACTCGTGAGTAGCCACCTGGAATAAATTCGTTCCTGTGCGGAtgcaaagaaataaatcagcaacaacaattaaaGAAAGTGTACGCATAGGTCTATTGACGGATGGCAAATATTAAATGTGTTTTACCCTTATCAGAGTTGAGCGTCCAGGTTTCGCTTTCGTCAAAATGAACATAACCTCCTGTTGAAGGAAAGGCAGCGTGAGCTAAAATACCATTCGGACCATCGTTGAAGGGATCATCGCAATTCCCGTCATCATGTTCTCCAGACGCAAAACTgaattaaacaataaaaaaagcttTATTTATCAAATATTGCCAGATAATGAAGTGTCCACTTTATTTTAAACAATATAGTTACATGATGTTGATGTCGACGTCAGCCAATGGATTTTTTACATGGACGAAGGTCACATCGGCCACGTCTGCCCACATCTGAAAGGCTCTGGCGATTTCACGATCCACGTCCGATTGGCTCATATCCGGCGTGTAGTTCTTAATTTTGTAAGTTAGTTGTTTTTTAGGCCAAATGCTCCCTATTTGAATGAAAGttcaacatttaaaatgtttagaGACCTTATTTGTAATATTATTTATCCCTGCCTTGAATGACGAATCGTTTCTGGCGAGTGCTGGAATGACCGGGGCGAATTCGATCCGGAACCCCACAACGCGGTTTACTCATCACTTCACATGTCTCATTATCAATTTCACCTGCGAACCATTTTTAGAGCAGACATTTTATAAAAGACCTGAAGGAAAATGTAGAAACTAATGCAATGACCATTACCTGTTTTCTTCAATCCAGCAAAGGATTGAAAATCTTCGATTGCACTCCTGAAAGATTCAGCTGTACAAACACTTTCTGAATAGGAAGAGTCTTGAGGCCCACGTTCCAAATACCCGAATCTTTGAAGGTTTCcctaaacaacaacagcatgaAAAAGAACATGCATATTAAGATAATCTTAATTGCGAGGTCTGCTgctgatttattgttttttttggtggtGTGAACTATAATGATTGGCACATGAATGGAATGCAGTATGCACCAGGAATTAATTTAGAtggaattttagaattttaccATTGCTTCGGCTGTGGCTTCGGTGTCGATAGCGATTAGAGCAGGGTCGACACAGTTTATCGCCGACAAGTAACACACGAAGCTCAATGTTGTCAACCACATTATATGCCACATTTTAAACCAAAGACCAAACAATTGTGTGACTAATTATTTCCAGTAAGCGACCGCtatgttgaagaaaatgaatccaaATTCTGATGCTGGTCTTTTCGGTCAGAAACTAAATTCACATCTGCTCACGAATCGGCCAGTGGTTGCTATGGTTTTTCGAGTTGCTGCTGCGTATTATGTGTCAGAGGTTAGGGTTATTTGGGGGctgtccctaaactgcgaaagcgaaacgcgaaacgcgaaacgcctaaaatgcggaaaggctgtgcgaaacggaccaaaatttttggaccgtttcgcgggaccaaatgccggagggcatactaaaatgcgaaacctCAAAATGcgaaacgaaaatgttttcttttccccaccAGAGTGCAAATTGACGGATGAGGCCCGTTGAGGCCGCCATGTTTCATGACTCATAGTATATGTAATGTGAATGTATGTATGGATATGAATGTGTGTACACTATATATTAACGAATATTACTTTTCGCTAgagttttgaaaataaaatgtttgtattTCATGGGAAAACAGtcttatcaaattaaatttatttagtcGACTCGATTACTCTTGTTTCTTCAAGAGCACGGGGGTCCCTCGGATGAGCTCTTGAATGAGAAATCTCCAATTATTAAGTCTTTGTGGAATAGAGGCGGAAGAAGCTTTCAGCACGTTTTAGCTGGGTggcattttcaataaatttcaatcgaatagctatatatatttagacgCCGGGCTGCAGCTATCGGCTGATAGTTTTTCCATTCGACTTGGTCAGCCGATTTTCCTCGGCGAACAACTGTTGAAAGAAATTCCGGCTAAGAGAAACACAGATTGATCGAATGACATAGAGAACGTCGACGACGTAACAATGTGTTAATGTACCCCGCTGtgggattattttatttaagacATTGAAAGGGGGGagcaatcaaattttatttcttcagcCGCTACACTATTTCGgtttaaattatgaaaaattgaagTCAAAAGTCAGCTATGCGTCTTGGGACGGGCTGATGAGTGATTCAACCGAGGtatgaaataaatgataataaaagaagaaaagattaaaacaaattctattATCGAGCAAATTAAGCTTAACATTTTTCCCCCGTTGACAAAGTCATCGACACGACGCACTTTCCATGCGCACATGCACACATATTGTATCTCCACCTAGCcatcacagaagaagaaaaatcaagaaccGAAACTTTccttaaacataaaaatgattctttgaTACCTGAATTGTAGATTGAAAATACAAAGATTTGATTTGTGATGCCAATCTTCTAGCGCTTGTAGCAAAAGTAAAGCACAGATACGCCTGCTCCACACTATTACTTGGGCAGCATGAGCTATGGAACTATTACCACTCTCAGAATTCCACCAAGGTTTTCTATGACAGGGATAACCAAATTATTGCTTTGAACAAGAAAAGcgattagaaaagaaaacacttgCATCATTTTTCCGTCACCTCAGAAACAGTAGATGTATTACCTGTGAGAACAGACAAGTATGAGAATAACATACAGACAGCATGAtaattttaactaaaaaatacCTCAGAGAATGTAGGTTACAATGTATCAGGTGAAACATCATGTCACCTCACATTGGgaagttttttctttactctcatttatttctttgcagAAAGACAGCTTACTTCAGCAAAACGACAAAGCGAGTTTCATGAAGTGGACATCTCCCATGACTTtaattatctaaaaaaaatgcatcaaTTAGTTgggcaaagaaaaatattagaaaaaacaaagtatCTTAAACATCAGATGAGTTAAGtttggaatcaataaattgacTATGTCAAATTCAATCCATTCCCTCCATTAGATCATCAACAAAGATTGCAAAAACCCACGAAATTACATACCAAGTTTAAGAAGTATTGCGGTGATTGAATGGCAAATAACGTGaatcacaaatcaaaatcatgaaTACAATAGGTAAATACACAAAACTGTAATATCCTTTTAATTTAACGAATTATATACAAAACAGAAACTAGGATAAACTAACTCGAAGGCAAGGTGTTTTTATCTTGACGAGTAGATTTTTGTGACGCAAGTACGTATGTTAATGGCGTCGTCTGTTGACGTTCTGTTGACGTTTCGCACCCACCGATTTCGCATTTTAGTACGGACCCAAggcctaaaatgcgaaacagggtcccaacttttgggtccgtttcgcacagcttttccgcattttaggcgtttcgcgtttcgcgtttcgctttcgcagtttagggacagCCTTATTTGGGTTATTTAGAGGCTGTCGTCTGCATTCGTTGAAGTCTGCTTTCGATTGAAGTAGGCTTATGCCAACAAAGTGGATTGAGaatataataaagaaaacgaaaagagtTGAAAACGTACGTAGCTgcacgaaataataatgaaaaaaacaaaaacaaaacaagaacaaatcaaattacgaAAATGTGATGTGATGTGTCTGGTCACTGGTGTCGTAGCTCGTAGCTCTCCACTCGATGctttttggcgggtaaataaaactaagaatagaaATGCAATGATTatatgggagcttaaatagtAAAGTTAACCCTGTTCTAAATTTCTGAAATGTTAGTTTCTGCTGTCTAGCACATGCAAGCCCCTTGTCAGTGTATGGCAtttgtttgcactatgtaacccttttcttttgtgcagatttgaggccagagccagccatccTAACAACATGATACACAAGTTCTGCTTGTGCCGAGTCTGTCATCAGTCTGTCTGTCTCACGTCTGTCATCACCAAAGATCTCAGCATCATCGCTTAGGTAATGATTTTGGTTACTATTATTTCTGCAcgacctgctagatattttattgttgcattacctgcatcaatgcagtgtattacattTGAACCTAGAATTGACCCATTTATTAATCATTAGAGTTTGcccagtgtctcattttcattaacttttcctgacttgttgtggttgttgttattttgtgaatatttttcggaacctatttttctttttttatttagatacacAGCAAGACAGCATCCCATTGCATTTGAGAAACTACCCATGTCgatcgagttacggatctcttcttccccctttctttaaatgtcctcgtgtacgcccatgtgaatgtgggtgtattcacgaggtcaccctttttaccctatcccgtctggtgTAATTTTTAACTCTTCAGctgatggatggagcaactgacgtagatgcctggctgtatttcccaggcataaaggtaggacaaaattgatcatatctattctttctttttggcaatttttggtGGCGTTCATTATAAATCGATCGTTAGTACAGACTACGTTTATTCGTGAGCTAGGCAGTTGCTGAgtgcaactgttttctctcttattaattttttctcagCACTAAAGATCTCATTTGTCAAACGACTGcgcagatcaggcctgttttggTACCTTAATACTTTTTAT
Coding sequences within it:
- the LOC124205575 gene encoding probable glutathione S-transferase 7 encodes the protein MPVYKLHYFNNPRQGRAELSRLILSQAGVEFQDIRFAHCEWPAIKPTTPFGHVPILEVDGRVLAQSNTIARYLAKKHGLAGQDEWEEALADMYADNIHDLLNAVAVPFVEKDPVKKKELYQNFMRITIAPHVAAVEKQLKKNNTGYLVGNQLTWADLAYYAYFSDFLEVKFGSAFLKAAPRLKALIDRVKALPNVQKWTAYRDATYPEDKE
- the LOC124205576 gene encoding complement C1q tumor necrosis factor-related protein 2-like — encoded protein: MPSSCADLQGIGHKLSGFFSVKGAKKMEMVYCNFNANQNDIQKWIGYVDVKSAPVHFYVQRNSSFFREKTPIPFELAVVNEGNAMNLTSGIFTAPKPGIYFFSFKGLAFLKSSSYAELTSYLYFNGNRIGSSYVDHQNKSVNQWSPVTLQSTLNLKKGDQVWVTINHYGSPSYLHEDDHRYTRYTHFMGWMSEEEIVAAL
- the LOC124203548 gene encoding matrix metalloproteinase-9-like translates to MWHIMWLTTLSFVCYLSAINCVDPALIAIDTEATAEAMGNLQRFGYLERGPQDSSYSESVCTAESFRSAIEDFQSFAGLKKTGEIDNETCEVMSKPRCGVPDRIRPGHSSTRQKRFVIQGTFIQIGSIWPKKQLTYKIKNYTPDMSQSDVDREIARAFQMWADVADVTFVHVKNPLADVDINIIFASGEHDDGNCDDPFNDGPNGILAHAAFPSTGGYVHFDESETWTLNSDKGTNLFQVATHEFGHVLGLRHSHVRTAVMYHKYEYYRPDFKLDKDDIQGIQTLYGENQLRKLEIELKAKIELLRDTVNDLVKSNTDLNNKLEIEENEGQSR